The Mycolicibacterium flavescens genome has a segment encoding these proteins:
- the pyrD gene encoding dihydroorotate dehydrogenase, subfamily 2, which produces MMYGALRRALFLVAPERIHTWVFALLRAVTYPPWTRRALRRWLGPRDPILASTVFGVRFPGPLGLAAGFDKNGSGLHTWGALGFGYAEVGTVTAQAQPGNPKPRMFRLPDDRALLNRMGFNNHGAGELAVRLARHLPDVPIGVNIGKTKITPPEEAVQDYATSARLLGPLASFVVVNVSSPNTPGLRDLQAVSSLRPILTAVLAETSKPVLVKIAPDLSDEDVDEIADLAVDLGLAGIVATNTTVSRDGLATPGLDELGPGGISGRPVATRSVEVLRRLYRRVGDRLVLISVGGIETADDAWDRIISGASLLQGYTGFVYGGGLWAKGIHDGIARRLHEGGFGSLAEAVGSAA; this is translated from the coding sequence ATGATGTACGGCGCGCTGCGGCGGGCGCTGTTTCTCGTTGCACCCGAACGGATTCACACGTGGGTGTTCGCGCTGCTGCGGGCCGTCACGTATCCGCCGTGGACCAGGCGCGCGTTGAGACGGTGGTTGGGACCCCGCGATCCGATACTGGCCAGCACGGTGTTCGGTGTCCGGTTCCCCGGGCCGCTGGGCCTGGCCGCCGGGTTCGACAAGAACGGCAGCGGACTGCACACGTGGGGCGCACTCGGCTTCGGGTACGCCGAGGTGGGCACCGTCACCGCCCAAGCCCAGCCCGGCAATCCGAAACCGCGGATGTTCCGGCTGCCCGACGACCGTGCGCTGTTGAACCGGATGGGATTCAACAACCACGGCGCGGGCGAACTCGCCGTGAGGCTCGCCCGGCACCTTCCCGATGTTCCCATCGGCGTGAACATCGGCAAGACGAAGATCACGCCGCCGGAGGAGGCGGTACAGGATTACGCGACATCGGCGCGCCTGCTGGGACCGCTCGCCTCGTTCGTGGTGGTCAACGTCAGCTCTCCGAACACCCCGGGGCTGCGCGACCTGCAGGCGGTTTCGTCGTTGCGCCCGATCCTGACCGCGGTGCTGGCGGAGACGTCGAAACCGGTGCTGGTGAAGATCGCCCCGGACCTGTCCGACGAGGACGTCGATGAAATCGCCGACCTGGCAGTCGATCTCGGCCTGGCAGGCATCGTCGCCACCAACACGACCGTGTCGCGCGACGGGTTGGCCACCCCGGGCCTCGACGAACTGGGGCCCGGCGGGATCTCCGGGCGGCCGGTGGCCACACGTTCGGTCGAGGTGCTGCGCAGGCTCTATCGCCGCGTCGGGGACAGGCTGGTGCTGATCAGTGTCGGCGGCATCGAAACCGCCGACGACGCGTGGGACCGGATCATCTCCGGAGCCTCACTCCTGCAGGGCTACACCGGATTCGTGTACGGCGGCGGGCTGTGGGCCAAAGGCATCCACGATGGAATCGCCCGCCGCCTTCACGAGGGGGGCTTCGGCTCACTGGCCGAAGCGGTAGGTTCTGCGGCCTAG
- the ybcL gene encoding PBP family phospholipid-binding protein produces the protein MAFDYNPYEFLPELPSFTVSSDTFNDGDALGNDQVSGIMGAGGNDVSPHLTWSGFPEETRSFAVTVYDPDAPTASGFWHWAVANLPATVTELPEGVGDGSGLPGDALTLRNDAGLKRFIGAAPPPGHGPHRYIVAVHAVDVEKLDLPEDATPAYLGFNLFQHAIARALIHGTYEQK, from the coding sequence ATGGCGTTTGACTACAACCCCTACGAGTTCCTCCCCGAGTTGCCCTCGTTCACGGTGTCCTCGGACACCTTCAACGACGGAGACGCGCTGGGCAACGACCAGGTCAGCGGCATCATGGGCGCCGGAGGCAACGACGTCTCGCCGCACCTGACCTGGTCGGGCTTCCCCGAGGAGACCCGCAGCTTCGCGGTCACGGTCTATGACCCCGACGCCCCGACCGCGTCCGGCTTCTGGCACTGGGCGGTGGCCAACCTGCCCGCCACCGTCACCGAACTGCCCGAGGGAGTGGGTGACGGCAGCGGCCTTCCCGGCGATGCGCTCACGCTGCGCAACGACGCCGGCCTCAAGCGCTTCATCGGCGCCGCCCCGCCTCCGGGACACGGCCCTCACCGCTACATCGTCGCCGTGCACGCCGTCGACGTGGAAAAGCTCGATCTGCCCGAGGATGCGACCCCGGCGTACCTCGGGTTCAACCTGTTTCAGCACGCGATCGCGCGGGCGCTGATCCACGGCACCTACGAGCAGAAGTAG
- the uppP gene encoding undecaprenyl-diphosphatase UppP: MSWVQVVVLAIVQGLTEFLPVSSSGHLAITSRVFFADDAGASFTAVTQLGTEFAVLLYFAKDIGRIVKAWFNGLFVTAHRNADYWLGWYVIVGTIPIAVLGLLFKDQIRTGARNLWAIAIALIVFSAVIAAAEYFGRQARTVEQLTWKDSIIVGFAQCLALLPGVSRSGATISAGLFLGLNRELAARFGFLLAIPAVFASGLFSLPDAFHPVGEGMSATGPQLLVATVIAFVVGFAAVAWFLRFLVRHSMYWFVGYRVMLGTVVLILLGTGVVAAT; encoded by the coding sequence ATGTCGTGGGTGCAGGTCGTCGTCCTCGCGATTGTGCAGGGGCTGACCGAGTTCCTGCCCGTCAGCTCCTCAGGGCACCTGGCGATCACGTCGCGCGTGTTCTTCGCCGACGACGCCGGGGCCTCGTTCACCGCCGTCACCCAGTTGGGCACCGAGTTCGCTGTCCTGCTCTACTTCGCCAAGGACATCGGGCGCATCGTCAAGGCCTGGTTCAACGGCTTGTTCGTCACCGCGCACCGCAACGCCGACTATTGGTTGGGTTGGTATGTGATCGTCGGGACCATCCCCATCGCCGTCCTCGGGCTGCTGTTCAAGGACCAGATCCGCACCGGCGCACGCAATCTGTGGGCGATCGCGATCGCGCTGATCGTGTTCTCGGCCGTCATCGCCGCCGCCGAGTACTTCGGCCGCCAGGCGCGCACCGTCGAACAGCTGACGTGGAAGGACAGCATCATCGTGGGCTTCGCGCAGTGCCTGGCTCTGCTGCCCGGTGTGTCCCGTTCCGGCGCGACGATCAGCGCCGGGCTCTTCCTCGGTCTCAACCGCGAGCTGGCGGCCCGGTTCGGTTTTCTTCTGGCCATCCCCGCGGTGTTCGCCTCCGGGTTGTTCTCGCTTCCCGACGCGTTCCATCCCGTCGGAGAGGGGATGAGCGCGACCGGCCCGCAGTTGCTGGTGGCCACGGTGATCGCGTTCGTGGTCGGTTTCGCCGCAGTGGCCTGGTTCCTGCGGTTCCTGGTCAGGCACAGCATGTACTGGTTCGTCGGGTATCGCGTCATGCTGGGCACCGTGGTGCTGATCTTGTTGGGGACGGGTGTGGTGGCAGCGACATGA
- the mshC gene encoding cysteine--1-D-myo-inosityl 2-amino-2-deoxy-alpha-D-glucopyranoside ligase — translation MKRPPAMSVRSMPRVETMNSWPAPVVPALPGRGPQLRLYDSADRQVRPVSAGETATMYVCGITPYDATHLGHAATYLAFDLVHRIWLDAGHRVHYVQNITDVDDPLFERAQRDGIDWRELADRETRLFSEDMAALRVLPPHDYVAATEAIAEVIEVVEKLLASGAAYIVDDAEYPDVYFRADATAQFGYESGYDRDTMARLFAERGGDPERPGKGDELDALLWQAQRPGEPSWPSPFGPGRPGWHVECAAIALSRIGTDLDIQGGGSDLIFPHHEFSAAHAESVTGERRFARHYVHAGMIGWDGHKMSKSRGNLVLVSRLRAEGVDPAAIRLGLFAGHYRADRYWSDAVLAEAIERLGRWRAAVALPGAPDATDVVQRVRRYLADDLDTPKALAALDGWTTDALSYGGHDPEAGHTVATAVDALLGIRL, via the coding sequence ATGAAACGGCCGCCCGCGATGTCGGTCAGATCGATGCCTAGAGTCGAGACTATGAATTCGTGGCCGGCTCCCGTCGTCCCGGCGCTGCCGGGCCGGGGACCGCAGCTGCGTCTCTACGACAGCGCCGATCGGCAGGTCCGTCCCGTCAGTGCGGGCGAAACGGCCACGATGTACGTCTGCGGCATCACGCCCTACGACGCGACCCACCTCGGCCACGCCGCCACCTACCTCGCCTTCGACCTCGTGCACCGCATCTGGCTGGACGCCGGACATCGGGTGCACTACGTGCAGAACATCACCGACGTCGACGACCCGCTGTTCGAACGCGCGCAGCGCGACGGCATCGACTGGCGCGAACTCGCCGACCGCGAGACCCGGCTGTTCAGCGAGGACATGGCCGCGCTGCGGGTGCTGCCACCGCACGACTACGTCGCGGCCACCGAGGCCATCGCCGAGGTCATCGAGGTGGTGGAGAAGCTGTTGGCCTCAGGTGCCGCCTACATCGTCGACGACGCCGAGTATCCCGACGTGTACTTCCGCGCCGACGCCACCGCACAGTTCGGTTACGAGTCCGGCTACGACCGCGACACCATGGCTCGGTTGTTCGCCGAACGCGGAGGCGACCCGGAGCGACCGGGGAAGGGCGACGAACTCGACGCGCTGCTGTGGCAGGCGCAACGGCCGGGGGAGCCGAGTTGGCCGTCGCCGTTCGGGCCGGGCCGCCCGGGATGGCACGTCGAATGTGCGGCCATCGCCCTGAGCCGCATCGGCACCGACCTCGACATCCAGGGCGGCGGCAGCGACCTGATCTTCCCGCACCACGAGTTCTCCGCCGCGCACGCCGAATCCGTCACCGGCGAGCGCAGATTCGCGCGTCACTACGTGCACGCCGGCATGATCGGCTGGGACGGCCACAAGATGAGCAAGAGCCGCGGGAACCTGGTGCTGGTCTCGCGGCTCCGCGCCGAGGGCGTCGACCCCGCAGCGATCCGGCTCGGGCTGTTCGCCGGTCACTACCGTGCCGACCGGTACTGGAGTGACGCGGTGCTGGCCGAGGCGATCGAGCGGCTGGGTCGTTGGCGTGCGGCGGTCGCGCTGCCCGGCGCGCCGGATGCGACCGATGTCGTGCAGCGGGTTCGCCGGTACCTCGCCGACGATCTGGACACCCCGAAAGCGCTTGCGGCGCTGGACGGTTGGACCACCGACGCGCTGAGCTACGGCGGCCACGACCCCGAGGCGGGGCACACGGTGGCGACCGCCGTCGACGCCTTGCTGGGCATTCGGTTGTAA
- the cysQ_2 gene encoding 3'-phosphoadenosine 5'-phosphosulfate (PAPS) 3'-phosphatase: MTLTDAALAAEVAAEAGEMLLKVREEVGFYDPYDLGDTGDKLANRLILERLRAERPDDKVLSEEAVDDLSRVDADRVWIVDPVDGTHEYSMPRRTDWAVHIALWRRDGGPNGRITDAAVALPARNEVYRTDTVIPPPPRADGPILITASSNRPPPVLWWLRDRMDIQLVRIGSAGAKAMAVVRGDVDAYLHAGGQWEWDSAAPAGVVQAAGLHASRIDGSELVYNRRDPYLPDLLMCRPELSEALLKEILSAYRSRWRD; the protein is encoded by the coding sequence ATGACCCTGACTGATGCGGCGTTGGCCGCCGAGGTGGCCGCCGAGGCGGGCGAGATGCTGCTGAAGGTCCGCGAGGAAGTGGGTTTCTACGACCCGTACGACCTCGGCGACACCGGCGACAAGCTGGCCAACCGGCTGATCCTCGAGCGGCTTCGCGCTGAGCGGCCCGACGACAAGGTGCTCTCCGAAGAAGCGGTCGACGATCTGTCGCGCGTCGACGCCGACCGGGTGTGGATCGTCGACCCTGTCGACGGCACCCACGAGTACTCGATGCCGCGGCGCACGGACTGGGCGGTGCACATCGCGCTGTGGCGACGCGACGGCGGGCCGAACGGGCGCATCACCGACGCCGCGGTCGCGCTACCCGCGCGCAACGAGGTCTACCGCACCGACACCGTCATCCCGCCGCCGCCCCGCGCCGACGGCCCCATCCTGATCACGGCCAGCTCCAACCGGCCGCCGCCGGTGCTGTGGTGGCTGCGCGACCGGATGGACATCCAGCTGGTGCGCATCGGGTCCGCGGGCGCCAAGGCGATGGCGGTGGTGCGCGGTGACGTCGACGCCTACCTGCACGCCGGCGGACAGTGGGAGTGGGATTCGGCCGCGCCCGCCGGCGTGGTGCAGGCCGCGGGTCTGCACGCGTCGCGCATCGACGGCTCGGAGCTGGTCTACAACCGGCGCGACCCCTATCTGCCCGACCTGCTGATGTGCCGGCCCGAGCTCAGCGAGGCGCTGCTCAAGGAGATCCTCTCGGCGTATCGGAGCCGCTGGAGGGACTGA
- a CDS encoding phosphatidylinositol 3-and 4-kinase — protein MTSTSDGGADAVREEVLRRGELTVIGRIRSASNATFLCEANLGQHQVHCVYKPVAGEAPLWDFPDGTLAGRERGAYLVSAALGWNVVPYTIIREGPAGEGMVQLWVDQPGDEVDDARPDGPDLVDLLPAGRIPPGFLPILQAYDYAGDEVTLVHADDDRLRRMAVFDVLVNNADRKGGHILSGVDGRVYGVDHGVTLHSQDKLRTVLWGWAGKPVDDQTLESVAALRDQLRNGLGDELCALITEREIAALLSRTVALLTDPVMPTPDRHRPIPWPAF, from the coding sequence ATGACGTCGACATCTGACGGCGGGGCCGATGCGGTCCGCGAAGAGGTGTTGCGGCGCGGTGAACTGACCGTCATCGGGCGCATCCGATCGGCCAGCAACGCGACCTTCTTGTGCGAGGCGAATCTCGGGCAGCACCAAGTCCATTGCGTCTACAAGCCGGTGGCGGGCGAGGCGCCGCTGTGGGACTTCCCCGACGGCACGCTGGCCGGTCGTGAGCGCGGGGCCTATCTGGTGTCGGCCGCGTTGGGATGGAATGTCGTGCCCTACACCATTATTCGTGAGGGGCCGGCGGGTGAGGGCATGGTGCAGCTGTGGGTGGACCAGCCGGGCGATGAGGTCGACGACGCACGACCGGACGGGCCGGATCTGGTGGATCTGCTTCCCGCGGGCCGCATTCCGCCGGGCTTTCTGCCGATCCTTCAGGCCTACGACTACGCGGGCGACGAGGTCACCCTGGTACACGCCGACGACGACCGGTTGCGCCGGATGGCGGTGTTCGACGTGCTGGTCAACAACGCCGACCGCAAGGGCGGACACATCCTGTCCGGCGTCGACGGTCGGGTGTACGGCGTCGACCACGGGGTGACCCTGCACAGCCAGGACAAGCTGCGCACCGTGCTGTGGGGTTGGGCCGGTAAACCCGTCGACGATCAGACGCTGGAATCGGTGGCGGCGCTGCGCGATCAGCTGCGCAACGGGTTAGGCGACGAACTGTGCGCCCTCATCACCGAGCGCGAGATCGCCGCGTTGCTCTCCAGAACCGTTGCGCTGCTGACCGATCCGGTGATGCCCACACCCGATCGGCATCGCCCGATCCCGTGGCCGGCGTTCTGA
- a CDS encoding short-chain dehydrogenase of uncharacterised substrate specificity has translation MSSLNGKVALITGGANGIGEEVARRLHDKGAKLVLTDLDADRLAQVAARFGEDGVVTAVADVRDLAAMEAAVAKGVERFGGIDIVMANAGIATYGSVLGVDPQAFQTIMDVNVVGVFHTVRAALPSVIDRRGYVLVVSSAAAYAASAGMAPYDASKAAAEHFANALRLEVAHHGVDVGSAHMLWIDTPLVRESRSDLPSARKMLDSLPGPLGKTTSVDKCGELFVAGIEARKRQINCPRFVGLMRWLKPLLASRLGERATLKTVPDLLPKMDAEVAALGRSMSARTEALEKR, from the coding sequence ATGAGTTCACTGAACGGCAAAGTCGCGTTGATCACCGGCGGGGCGAACGGCATCGGCGAAGAGGTGGCCCGGCGGCTGCACGACAAGGGCGCCAAGCTCGTGCTGACCGACCTCGACGCCGACCGGTTGGCCCAGGTCGCTGCCCGGTTCGGCGAGGACGGGGTGGTGACAGCGGTCGCCGACGTGCGCGACCTGGCGGCGATGGAGGCGGCGGTCGCCAAGGGGGTCGAACGGTTCGGCGGCATCGACATCGTGATGGCCAACGCCGGCATCGCGACCTACGGGTCGGTGCTCGGGGTCGACCCGCAGGCGTTCCAGACGATCATGGACGTCAACGTCGTCGGTGTGTTCCACACCGTGCGCGCTGCGCTGCCCTCGGTGATCGACCGGCGCGGCTACGTCCTGGTGGTGTCGTCGGCGGCCGCCTACGCCGCCTCGGCCGGCATGGCTCCTTATGACGCCTCGAAGGCGGCCGCCGAGCATTTCGCCAACGCGCTGCGCCTGGAGGTCGCGCACCACGGTGTCGACGTCGGGTCGGCGCACATGCTGTGGATCGACACGCCGCTGGTCCGGGAGAGTCGCTCGGACCTGCCGAGCGCGCGCAAGATGCTCGACTCTCTGCCCGGGCCGCTGGGCAAGACCACCTCGGTGGACAAGTGCGGTGAGCTGTTCGTCGCTGGCATCGAGGCCCGCAAGCGGCAGATCAACTGCCCGCGGTTCGTCGGCCTGATGCGCTGGCTCAAGCCGCTGCTGGCGTCGCGGCTGGGGGAGCGGGCCACGCTCAAGACGGTGCCCGATCTGCTGCCGAAGATGGACGCCGAGGTCGCCGCGTTGGGCCGGTCGATGAGCGCGCGCACCGAGGCGCTGGAAAAGCGCTAA
- the dapE_3 gene encoding acetylornithine deacetylase/succinyldiaminopimelate desuccinylase-like deacylase, which yields MVTVTGPVNAEAEVVDLVSALIRFDTSNTGDPATTVGEGECARWVAEQLEEVGYATEYVEAGAPGRGNVFARLEGSDSSRGSLLLHGHLDVVPAEASDWSVHPFSGAVENGYVWGRGAVDMKDMCGMMIAIARHFKRARITPPRDLIFAFLSDEEAGGKFGSHWLVKNRPDLFAGVTEAVGEVGGFSLTVPRQDGGERRLYLVETAEKSMNWMKLTARSHAGHGSMIHDSNSVTAVAEAVAKLGRHEFPLVMTDAVSQFLQAVTEETGYSFDVDSPDLAGAIAKLGPIARVVGATLRDTANPTMLKAGYKANVIPASAEAVVDCRILPGRQAAFEREVDELIGPNVTREWVTELPSYETTFDGDLVDAMNGAILSVDPDARIVPYMLSGGTDAKAFAQLGIRCFGFAPLQLPPDLDFTALFHGVDERVPVDALKFGTQVLEHFLLHC from the coding sequence ATGGTGACTGTGACTGGTCCCGTCAACGCCGAAGCGGAGGTCGTCGACCTCGTCAGCGCGCTCATCCGGTTCGACACGTCCAACACCGGCGACCCGGCCACCACCGTGGGTGAGGGCGAATGCGCGCGCTGGGTGGCCGAACAGCTCGAAGAAGTCGGCTATGCGACCGAGTACGTGGAGGCCGGCGCGCCGGGCAGGGGCAACGTGTTCGCCCGGCTCGAGGGCTCCGACAGCTCGCGTGGGTCGCTGCTTCTCCACGGCCACCTCGATGTCGTGCCCGCCGAGGCGTCCGACTGGAGCGTGCACCCGTTCTCCGGCGCGGTCGAGAACGGCTATGTGTGGGGTCGCGGCGCGGTCGACATGAAAGATATGTGCGGCATGATGATCGCGATCGCGCGGCACTTCAAGCGCGCGCGCATCACCCCGCCGCGCGACCTGATCTTCGCGTTCCTGTCCGACGAGGAGGCCGGCGGCAAGTTCGGCTCACACTGGCTGGTCAAAAACCGGCCCGACCTGTTCGCCGGGGTCACCGAGGCGGTCGGAGAGGTCGGCGGCTTCTCGTTGACCGTGCCGCGCCAGGACGGCGGCGAGCGGCGCCTCTACCTCGTCGAGACCGCCGAGAAGTCGATGAACTGGATGAAGCTGACCGCGCGCAGCCACGCCGGCCACGGCTCGATGATCCACGACAGCAACTCGGTGACCGCGGTGGCCGAAGCGGTGGCCAAGCTGGGCCGCCACGAGTTCCCGCTGGTGATGACCGACGCCGTCAGCCAGTTCCTGCAGGCGGTCACCGAGGAGACCGGCTATTCGTTCGACGTCGACTCGCCGGATCTGGCCGGCGCGATCGCCAAGCTGGGCCCGATCGCCCGCGTCGTCGGCGCCACCCTGCGCGACACCGCCAATCCGACGATGCTCAAGGCCGGGTACAAGGCCAACGTCATCCCGGCCTCCGCCGAAGCGGTGGTGGACTGCCGGATCCTGCCGGGGCGCCAGGCCGCCTTCGAACGCGAGGTCGACGAGCTGATCGGCCCGAACGTCACCCGCGAGTGGGTCACCGAACTGCCGTCCTACGAGACCACCTTCGACGGCGACCTGGTCGACGCGATGAACGGCGCGATCCTGTCCGTGGACCCCGACGCCCGCATCGTGCCGTACATGCTATCCGGCGGAACCGACGCAAAAGCCTTCGCGCAGTTGGGAATTCGCTGCTTCGGCTTCGCTCCGCTGCAGTTGCCGCCCGACCTCGACTTCACCGCGTTGTTCCACGGCGTCGACGAACGGGTACCCGTTGACGCGTTGAAGTTCGGTACCCAGGTCCTCGAACACTTCCTGTTGCACTGCTGA
- a CDS encoding dihydroorotate dehydrogenase, with the protein MSALHRGRMPAAWEDAVKSDLSDDYEWIPLRLPPDVTRVSASTRLSIEAEYRGWELTRVRLYTDGSRRVLLRRKKTAASRMNIPEQPAQ; encoded by the coding sequence ATGAGCGCACTTCACCGCGGACGGATGCCGGCGGCCTGGGAGGACGCCGTCAAATCAGACCTCTCAGACGACTACGAATGGATTCCGCTGCGGTTGCCGCCGGACGTCACGCGAGTCAGCGCCTCGACCCGGTTGTCGATCGAGGCCGAATACCGAGGCTGGGAACTCACCCGCGTCAGGCTCTACACCGACGGTTCGCGACGGGTGTTGCTGCGCCGCAAGAAAACCGCAGCCAGCCGGATGAATATCCCGGAGCAGCCCGCACAGTGA
- a CDS encoding SMP-30/gluconolaconase/LRE domain-containing protein — protein MAALAIVPAFVLVGGCSSESTDAPATIAPAQAAVSPPVAGRPDGVVRPLGADAQAAIVDAESGSLAVLAPDPADRSQVTVYSTGGEDAATVSLSSPATALTGDGDGQVYAATRGGYHRIDVAGRTATKVEVEGLPDTDFTAIARRADGRLVLGSADGAVYTLGSDTAVAATLKIFARVDALVTQGNTAVVLDRAQTSVTALTENGDEQAQALRAGEGATTMVADPAGRVLVADTRGEGLLVFGTDPLILRQRYPVRDAPYGLAGSSTLAWVSQTAANEVVGYDLATGIPVEKVRYRTVQQPNSLAFDESSGTLYVVSGSGAGVQVIVDAARAHA, from the coding sequence GTGGCGGCGCTGGCTATCGTGCCGGCATTTGTGCTGGTCGGGGGCTGCTCATCGGAAAGCACCGACGCTCCTGCCACCATCGCTCCCGCGCAGGCCGCGGTGTCCCCACCGGTGGCCGGCCGGCCCGACGGCGTCGTGCGCCCGCTGGGTGCCGATGCGCAGGCGGCGATCGTCGACGCGGAAAGCGGCTCACTGGCGGTGCTGGCGCCCGATCCGGCGGACCGATCGCAGGTCACGGTGTATTCCACCGGCGGCGAGGACGCGGCGACGGTGTCGTTGTCCAGTCCCGCAACGGCGTTGACGGGTGACGGCGACGGCCAGGTCTACGCGGCGACGCGCGGCGGCTACCACCGGATCGACGTCGCCGGTCGCACCGCCACCAAGGTCGAGGTCGAGGGCCTGCCTGACACCGACTTCACCGCGATCGCGCGGCGCGCGGACGGCCGACTGGTGCTCGGAAGCGCCGACGGCGCCGTCTACACGTTGGGCTCAGATACCGCCGTAGCCGCTACGCTGAAGATCTTTGCCCGTGTCGATGCGCTTGTCACACAGGGGAATACGGCCGTGGTACTGGATCGCGCCCAGACGTCGGTGACGGCGCTCACCGAGAACGGCGATGAGCAGGCGCAGGCGCTGCGGGCGGGCGAGGGTGCGACGACGATGGTCGCCGACCCGGCCGGTCGGGTGCTGGTGGCCGACACCCGCGGCGAGGGTCTCCTGGTCTTCGGCACCGATCCGCTGATCCTGCGTCAGCGGTACCCGGTGCGCGACGCCCCCTACGGCCTTGCCGGGTCGTCGACGCTGGCCTGGGTGTCGCAGACTGCGGCGAACGAGGTCGTTGGCTACGATCTGGCCACCGGCATTCCCGTCGAGAAGGTGCGATATCGAACCGTGCAGCAACCGAACTCCCTGGCATTCGACGAATCCTCTGGCACGCTGTATGTGGTGTCCGGATCGGGAGCGGGTGTGCAGGTGATCGTCGACGCGGCGAGAGCGCACGCATGA
- a CDS encoding Protein of uncharacterised function (DUF3090) has translation MARAIHVFRTPDRFVAGTVGQPGNRTFYLQAVHDKRVVSVVLEKQQVAVLAERIAALLLEINRRFGTPIPPDTGEVEDLSPLITPVDAEFRVGTMGLGWDSEAQTVVVELLAVSETEFDASVVLDDAEEGPDAVRVFLTPESAREFATRSNRVISAGRPPCPLCDEPLDPEGHICVRTNGYRRGAFAESDDDVDI, from the coding sequence ATGGCCCGCGCAATCCACGTCTTCCGCACACCCGACCGATTCGTGGCCGGGACCGTCGGCCAACCCGGCAATCGCACGTTCTACTTGCAGGCCGTCCACGACAAGCGCGTCGTGTCGGTGGTTCTGGAGAAGCAGCAGGTCGCTGTGCTCGCCGAACGGATTGCCGCACTGCTGCTCGAGATCAATCGCCGGTTCGGAACGCCGATTCCGCCCGACACCGGTGAGGTCGAGGATCTCAGCCCGCTGATCACTCCGGTCGACGCGGAGTTCCGCGTGGGCACGATGGGACTGGGCTGGGACTCCGAAGCCCAGACGGTCGTCGTCGAACTGCTGGCGGTGTCGGAAACCGAATTCGACGCGTCGGTGGTGCTCGACGACGCAGAGGAGGGCCCCGACGCGGTCCGTGTGTTCCTCACACCGGAATCCGCGCGCGAGTTCGCGACGCGCTCCAACCGGGTGATCTCGGCAGGCCGCCCGCCCTGTCCTCTCTGTGACGAACCGCTGGACCCCGAAGGTCACATCTGCGTGCGCACCAACGGCTATCGGCGCGGCGCCTTCGCCGAGTCCGACGATGACGTCGACATCTGA
- a CDS encoding putative phosphomutase, MSMEG_4193 family codes for MTVILLRHGRSTSNTAHTLAGRSEGVDLDDKGREQAHAVTTRIGSLPIRAIVRSPLLRCERTVEPLAAALGLTPIVDDRISEVDYGAWTGRKIADLVSEPLWAVVQQQPSAAVFPDGEGLAHVQARAVAAIREHDRRLAEEHEGDVLWVACTHGDVIKAIVADALGTHLDSFQRITADPASMSVIRYTAVRPFVIHVNHTGDQLTSGLAPKPAKSDAEDGEVPPEDAVVGGSTG; via the coding sequence ATGACGGTGATCCTGTTGCGGCACGGCCGCTCGACGTCCAACACCGCGCACACGCTGGCGGGCCGGTCCGAGGGCGTCGACCTCGACGACAAGGGGCGCGAACAGGCGCATGCGGTTACAACCCGCATCGGTTCGCTGCCGATCCGCGCGATCGTGCGCTCGCCGCTGTTGCGCTGCGAACGAACCGTGGAACCGCTGGCCGCAGCGCTGGGCCTGACGCCGATCGTCGACGACCGGATCTCGGAGGTCGACTACGGGGCCTGGACCGGGCGCAAGATCGCTGACTTGGTCTCCGAGCCGTTGTGGGCGGTGGTGCAGCAGCAGCCCAGCGCCGCGGTGTTCCCCGACGGGGAGGGACTGGCCCACGTGCAGGCCCGCGCGGTGGCCGCGATCCGCGAGCACGACCGTCGACTCGCCGAGGAGCACGAGGGCGACGTGCTGTGGGTCGCCTGCACTCACGGCGATGTGATCAAAGCCATCGTCGCCGACGCGCTCGGCACCCATCTCGACAGCTTTCAACGGATCACCGCCGACCCGGCGTCGATGAGCGTGATCCGTTACACGGCGGTGCGGCCGTTCGTGATCCACGTCAACCACACTGGTGACCAACTCACGTCGGGGCTGGCGCCCAAACCCGCGAAAAGCGACGCGGAAGACGGCGAGGTGCCGCCGGAGGATGCCGTCGTCGGCGGGTCCACCGGCTAG